One Rubritalea squalenifaciens DSM 18772 genomic region harbors:
- a CDS encoding DUF58 domain-containing protein, with product MKYSFLDPEVLGRLGAIPLESRQPMLGNVAGRHRSPNRGSSVEFAEYRKYVQGDDTRRLDWKAFARSDRYYIKEFEADTNLRAYMVVDSSGSMNFSDKGEPKIEFARKLAASLAYLAVNQGDAAGLSCCAEKLHIEIPPRRRASHLQNIFQTLEDLKPKGETGLVQGLHDIAEKISRRALVVIISDLFCDPEELTDALQHLRYRKHDIAVFHLMDPQEIDFDFERPHRFVDLEDNTSVVAEPTLIADEYRELVQEFLVDTRRRCHDVNADYRLIRTTDDYENIISTFLLDRLPKKGSR from the coding sequence GTGAAATATTCCTTTCTAGACCCCGAGGTACTAGGCAGGCTGGGCGCCATTCCCCTGGAAAGCCGCCAGCCCATGCTAGGTAATGTCGCCGGTAGGCACCGCTCCCCCAATCGCGGCTCCTCCGTCGAATTTGCCGAGTACCGGAAATATGTCCAAGGTGATGACACCCGCCGTCTGGACTGGAAAGCCTTTGCCCGCTCGGATCGATACTACATCAAGGAGTTCGAGGCCGATACCAACCTGCGGGCCTACATGGTGGTCGATTCATCTGGCTCCATGAACTTCTCGGACAAAGGTGAGCCAAAAATAGAATTTGCTAGAAAGCTGGCAGCCTCACTGGCCTATCTCGCCGTCAACCAGGGAGATGCCGCAGGCCTCTCCTGCTGCGCCGAGAAGCTGCACATTGAGATCCCGCCCAGACGCCGCGCATCTCATCTGCAGAATATCTTCCAGACACTGGAAGACCTGAAGCCGAAGGGTGAAACCGGTCTAGTACAAGGACTGCATGACATTGCGGAAAAAATCTCCCGCCGTGCTCTTGTAGTCATTATCTCCGACCTCTTCTGCGATCCAGAAGAACTCACTGATGCGCTTCAGCACCTGAGATACCGCAAGCACGACATTGCCGTCTTCCACCTAATGGACCCTCAGGAGATCGATTTTGATTTTGAGCGCCCACACCGCTTTGTGGACTTGGAGGACAACACTTCCGTAGTCGCTGAACCCACCTTGATTGCAGACGAATACAGGGAACTGGTTCAGGAATTCCTCGTCGACACCCGTAGACGATGCCACGACGTGAATGCGGACTATCGACTCATCCGCACGACTGACGACTACGAAAACATCATCTCCACTTTCCTTCTCGACCGCCTGCCTAAGAAAGGATCGCGCTAA
- the arsB gene encoding ACR3 family arsenite efflux transporter, with the protein MGIFERYLSLWVGLCIVAGVLLGNVFPDAFGVIAGVEWAHVNLVVAALIWIMIYPMMVQVDFRAIKDVGKAPRGLVLTLVMNWLIKPFTMAAIGALFFRVLFVDWVQPDKASEYIAGMILLGVAPCTAMVFVWSQLTKGDANYTLVQVSVNDVIMVFAFAPIAGMLLGITNIEVPWETLFLSVVLYVVIPLVAGWLTRRHLEKKHADHAIEKFLSQIKPWSIVGLLGTVVLLFGFQAQTILGQPETVVLIAIPLLIQTYGIFAISYFVAKRMKLRHKVAAPACMISTSNFFELAVAVAISLFGLHSGAALATVVGVLVEVPVMLSLVHFANKTRHWFAE; encoded by the coding sequence ATGGGAATTTTTGAACGTTACCTATCGCTGTGGGTCGGGCTTTGCATTGTAGCTGGTGTGCTATTGGGGAATGTCTTCCCGGATGCCTTCGGAGTCATTGCTGGTGTCGAGTGGGCGCATGTGAACCTGGTGGTCGCAGCGCTGATCTGGATCATGATTTACCCGATGATGGTGCAGGTGGATTTCCGCGCGATTAAGGATGTGGGCAAGGCTCCGCGGGGATTGGTGCTCACCTTGGTGATGAACTGGCTGATCAAGCCGTTTACGATGGCTGCAATCGGGGCTTTGTTCTTCAGGGTCTTGTTTGTGGACTGGGTGCAGCCGGATAAGGCTTCTGAGTATATCGCGGGCATGATTTTGTTAGGTGTGGCTCCCTGTACGGCGATGGTCTTTGTGTGGAGTCAGCTCACCAAGGGGGATGCGAATTACACGCTGGTACAGGTCTCAGTGAACGATGTGATCATGGTATTTGCCTTTGCACCTATCGCTGGAATGCTGTTAGGGATTACTAATATCGAAGTGCCTTGGGAGACATTGTTCCTCTCGGTGGTTTTGTACGTGGTGATACCACTAGTAGCGGGATGGCTGACGAGGCGGCATCTGGAAAAGAAACATGCGGATCATGCGATCGAGAAATTTTTGTCGCAGATCAAGCCGTGGTCTATTGTTGGGTTGTTAGGGACGGTGGTGCTGCTGTTCGGCTTTCAGGCGCAAACGATCCTGGGTCAGCCGGAGACTGTGGTGCTGATTGCCATTCCTTTGCTCATTCAGACCTATGGGATCTTTGCGATTTCGTACTTCGTGGCAAAGCGGATGAAGCTCAGGCATAAGGTGGCGGCACCCGCCTGCATGATCAGTACCTCGAACTTCTTTGAGCTGGCCGTGGCCGTGGCGATTTCCCTTTTTGGCCTGCACTCAGGAGCGGCCTTGGCCACGGTCGTGGGGGTCTTGGTTGAGGTGCCGGTGATGCTTTCTCTGGTGCATTTCGCGAACAAGACCCGACATTGGTTTGCCGAGTAA
- a CDS encoding vWA domain-containing protein, with amino-acid sequence MSFPFLTSNAFFFWLLAVAIPVIIHLLNRRRHRTVKWAAMSFLLKATRESRGKKKLKHILILTCRALAIAALVFALARPLVSGLLGWGGGKLDTVILVLDRSASMEQAYDQSGISKRESIIERVQQSMSELGNPKLILIDSASGQPQTIDSPSVLNEISFTKPTDTKADIPALINTALTHILEGKTGRTEIWVASDMQKSNWDTESGSWNSVRTGFDNLPQKSSLRILSLNNEGSSNVAVRIHSARRQDNELVIDFELTRADDNLKTSLPVTFSVNGVQSSETYELSSQSMRAIKRLELGKNAGSGYGFVSIPADENPRDNSAFFAYGESSPTLTAVVADSAEARDYLSIAAAPPGYAKQEVQAFTPRQVADIPWQGVSLLLWQAALPEEDDQKRILDFVDQGGAVVFFPSDAESNNSFLGTQFAELQESPRNQYFIIDFWDQTDGPLRNGLEGTKIPMAKLRAIKRRSITGEATSLANWDDKATFLSRSVHGSGTVIFVSTAPDYSWSNLAEADFILPIVQRSLDKGSDRFDAGYTAEVGSKRSLPQVVGENRSRKDNYSESNSINGSYEAGVWQMGERIIATNRPESEDNWTIATEEDLNSALEDTPYELFEDSGGEDDSFAQEIWRAFLVAMLVFLITEAFLCLNPKRQQPNTKLAQ; translated from the coding sequence TTGAGCTTTCCATTCCTAACATCCAACGCATTTTTCTTCTGGCTTCTGGCGGTAGCCATTCCGGTGATCATTCACCTGCTTAACAGAAGAAGGCACCGCACCGTGAAGTGGGCGGCCATGTCCTTCCTTCTGAAAGCCACCAGAGAATCCCGCGGCAAAAAGAAACTAAAACACATACTGATTCTAACCTGCCGGGCCTTGGCCATAGCCGCCTTAGTCTTTGCTCTCGCCAGACCGCTGGTAAGCGGACTGCTAGGTTGGGGCGGAGGAAAATTAGACACGGTCATCCTGGTTCTAGACCGCTCCGCCTCCATGGAGCAAGCCTATGACCAGAGCGGCATCAGCAAGCGAGAAAGCATCATCGAGCGCGTCCAGCAGTCCATGAGTGAGCTGGGAAATCCAAAACTCATCCTTATCGACAGTGCCTCAGGACAACCTCAAACCATCGACTCGCCATCGGTCCTCAATGAGATCTCCTTTACCAAGCCAACAGACACCAAGGCGGACATTCCTGCTCTTATTAACACCGCTCTCACCCATATCCTAGAAGGAAAGACTGGCCGCACGGAAATCTGGGTCGCCTCAGACATGCAGAAGAGCAACTGGGATACAGAATCCGGCAGCTGGAACTCTGTTCGCACTGGCTTTGACAACCTTCCCCAAAAGTCATCTCTACGCATTCTCTCTCTCAACAACGAAGGATCTTCCAACGTTGCCGTTAGAATCCACTCAGCTCGCCGTCAGGACAACGAACTCGTCATCGACTTTGAACTCACCCGGGCTGATGACAACCTGAAGACATCTCTACCAGTCACCTTCTCTGTCAACGGCGTACAGAGCTCTGAAACCTATGAGCTCTCCAGCCAGAGCATGCGCGCCATCAAAAGACTGGAACTTGGAAAGAATGCCGGCTCAGGCTATGGCTTTGTCTCCATCCCTGCCGATGAGAATCCACGAGACAACTCCGCCTTCTTTGCCTATGGCGAAAGCTCCCCGACACTTACCGCTGTGGTGGCTGACTCAGCAGAAGCCAGAGACTACCTGAGCATCGCAGCGGCACCTCCTGGCTATGCCAAACAGGAAGTCCAGGCATTCACACCACGCCAGGTTGCAGACATTCCATGGCAAGGCGTTTCCCTGCTTCTCTGGCAGGCCGCCCTCCCGGAAGAAGATGACCAGAAACGCATCTTAGATTTTGTCGATCAAGGAGGAGCCGTGGTCTTCTTCCCGTCAGATGCCGAGTCCAATAACAGCTTCTTGGGCACTCAGTTTGCTGAACTACAAGAGTCACCTCGCAACCAATACTTTATCATCGATTTCTGGGATCAGACCGATGGCCCCCTCCGCAACGGACTGGAAGGCACCAAAATACCGATGGCCAAACTCAGGGCCATCAAGCGCCGCTCCATTACAGGAGAGGCCACATCCTTGGCCAACTGGGATGACAAGGCAACCTTCCTCAGCCGCTCTGTGCATGGCTCTGGCACCGTCATCTTCGTCTCCACCGCTCCTGACTACAGCTGGTCCAATCTAGCTGAAGCTGACTTTATTCTCCCTATCGTGCAGCGCAGCTTGGACAAAGGCAGCGACCGCTTCGATGCCGGCTATACAGCCGAGGTAGGCTCCAAGCGCTCCCTACCCCAAGTCGTCGGTGAAAACAGATCACGTAAAGACAACTACAGCGAATCCAACTCCATCAATGGCAGCTACGAAGCTGGCGTCTGGCAGATGGGCGAGCGCATCATTGCCACCAACCGCCCTGAAAGCGAAGACAACTGGACGATCGCCACCGAAGAAGATCTGAACAGCGCTCTCGAGGACACTCCATACGAACTCTTTGAAGACAGCGGTGGAGAAGACGACTCCTTCGCACAAGAGATCTGGAGAGCCTTCCTTGTGGCCATGCTAGTCTTCCTGATCACCGAAGCATTCCTCTGCCTGAATCCGAAACGTCAACAGCCTAACACAAAGCTAGCTCAATAA
- the sucD gene encoding succinate--CoA ligase subunit alpha — MAILVDENTKVLVQGITGGFGGKHAQLSIDYGTQIVAGVTPGKGGQTFGEKTPIFDTVSDAAKETGATVSAIFVPPPFAADAILEAVDAELDLVIAITEGIPVADMMRVKAAMAESKTRLIGPNCPGIVTPGHGENSHGGCRIGIAPGYIHKRGNVGVVSRSGTLTYEAVYQLTQLGYGQSTCVGIGGDPINGTSHLDVLKMFNEDPETEAIIMIGEIGGNAEAEAARWAKDNCKKPIAGFIAGATAPPGRRMGHAGAIVGGADDTAEAKKAILRECGIAVSETPSDMGKTLVSML, encoded by the coding sequence ATGGCTATTCTAGTAGATGAAAACACCAAGGTACTCGTTCAGGGTATCACTGGTGGCTTCGGTGGTAAGCACGCACAGCTTTCCATCGACTACGGTACTCAGATCGTGGCTGGTGTGACTCCTGGTAAAGGTGGTCAGACTTTCGGCGAGAAGACTCCTATTTTCGACACCGTTTCCGACGCTGCCAAAGAGACTGGCGCGACTGTTTCCGCAATCTTCGTTCCTCCTCCGTTCGCTGCTGACGCGATCCTTGAGGCGGTTGACGCTGAACTTGATCTCGTAATTGCAATCACTGAGGGTATCCCAGTGGCTGACATGATGCGCGTGAAGGCTGCAATGGCTGAGTCCAAGACTCGCCTCATCGGTCCTAACTGCCCGGGTATCGTAACTCCTGGCCACGGTGAGAACTCCCACGGTGGTTGCCGTATCGGTATCGCCCCTGGTTACATCCACAAGCGTGGTAACGTAGGTGTGGTTTCCCGTTCCGGTACACTTACTTACGAGGCAGTTTACCAGCTTACTCAGCTTGGTTACGGTCAGTCCACATGCGTTGGTATCGGTGGTGACCCAATCAACGGTACTTCCCACCTCGACGTTCTCAAGATGTTCAACGAGGACCCAGAGACAGAAGCAATCATCATGATCGGTGAGATCGGTGGTAATGCTGAAGCTGAGGCTGCACGTTGGGCCAAGGACAACTGCAAGAAGCCTATCGCCGGTTTCATCGCAGGTGCTACAGCGCCTCCAGGACGCCGCATGGGCCACGCTGGTGCGATCGTTGGCGGTGCTGATGACACAGCTGAAGCCAAGAAGGCGATCCTCCGTGAGTGCGGCATCGCTGTTTCCGAGACTCCGTCCGACATGGGCAAGACTCTCGTCAGCATGCTCTAA
- a CDS encoding NPCBM/NEW2 domain-containing protein, with amino-acid sequence MKRSSSLLLSTLLVMGGAEAATPGAVTKSIVENGGAEVKLETQNSISYKVAFYRDDVFRILAAPGGKFEDPKNDADKAQILLPEIKQDAKVTVKETDTQITFTTSKLVLTLNKADSTFSLKNAAGKELWKEVTPLDIEEKLTVQTLDTSKDESFFGGGQQNGYFTHKGTKIEIRADGNWNEGGKPNPAPFYMSDRGYGVLRNTFSPGHYDFTAADSIKLDHQEQRFDAYYFVGDDFKRVVDLYTQFTGRPNFVPIWALELGEADAYMTRDKKTKELLKNEDGTYVETTPDCIPRLAEQYRKHDMPGGWILPNDGYGCGYVQLPEVVQRLKALGFYTGLWTEKDLTQTKWEVGTAGVRAQKLDVAWTGPAYQFSLDANKKAWTSLTTNSESRGFVWTVQGWAGTQRYSICWTGDQYGSWDLIRYHIPTLIGSGMSGQAYATTDVDGIFGGSPETYTRDLQWKCFTPVLYAMNGWSNVNKSPWSYEEPYRSINRDYLKLKMRLTPYMYKYTREAWDTGAPIVRGMLWEFPEDKKTYDTSTQHQYMLGESILVAPVYTSTKINKGWRKEDIYLPEGNWVDYWDGRRVTGPTTIDAYPAPLEKLPLIIKAGAIIPMYPEMLYNNQKPKDPLTFDIYPHGESEFELYEDDGLTKEYQKGEFAKQLIKVSAPTNDKAGDITIDLGPLKGEFDGKLESRVYQFQIHCEAKPTSITVNGEPLLELTESGTYSNSLASWYYDKEDKRGVIHARLHRLPTNESVLVKIDVDESIKIEPSPAYPVPEVTPDIDKTQILAKASSQHSNSPISNAFDGTAETMWHSNYGKKDPGKFPYEVTIDMGGLYAVNSFHYLPRANGGNGMLKDYEIYVSRSPEDLGKQVAKGSFTKETDLQKVKFPTTWGEYVHLKILNSHGNNPHAAAAEFDLTQDLNAKPLADEVAYLSDLKPSSSKGKFNNDKSIGGKTLSVNEQTYKKGIGALSGSEIVYTLDGSWDVLKGHVGMDDEVGDGGSVMFRVYGDGKLIFESPEQDGKSIKQLMELNIKGVKELKLVLLPVDDDNANDHGDWVDAKLIRKGSE; translated from the coding sequence ATGAAACGCAGCAGTTCACTTTTACTCTCCACTCTCCTCGTAATGGGTGGCGCCGAGGCAGCAACTCCCGGGGCCGTCACGAAAAGCATCGTCGAAAACGGCGGTGCCGAGGTCAAACTGGAGACCCAGAATTCCATCTCCTACAAGGTCGCCTTCTACCGGGACGACGTTTTCCGTATTCTTGCCGCTCCAGGAGGCAAGTTTGAAGACCCGAAGAATGACGCTGACAAAGCTCAGATCTTGCTCCCTGAAATCAAGCAAGACGCCAAAGTCACCGTCAAGGAGACCGACACCCAAATCACTTTCACGACCAGCAAACTAGTCCTCACCCTCAACAAGGCCGACTCCACCTTCTCCCTGAAGAACGCAGCCGGCAAAGAGCTCTGGAAAGAAGTCACTCCTCTCGATATCGAGGAGAAGCTGACCGTCCAGACCCTGGACACCAGCAAGGACGAGTCTTTCTTCGGCGGTGGTCAGCAGAACGGTTACTTCACCCACAAAGGCACCAAGATCGAAATCCGTGCAGACGGAAACTGGAATGAAGGCGGCAAGCCAAACCCGGCTCCCTTCTACATGTCCGACCGCGGCTACGGCGTGCTCCGCAATACTTTCTCCCCTGGTCACTACGACTTCACTGCTGCCGACTCCATCAAACTGGATCACCAGGAGCAGCGCTTCGATGCCTACTACTTCGTGGGCGATGACTTCAAGCGAGTGGTCGACCTCTACACCCAGTTTACTGGTCGTCCAAACTTCGTCCCTATCTGGGCACTGGAGCTCGGTGAGGCAGATGCCTACATGACCCGTGACAAGAAGACCAAGGAACTACTCAAGAATGAGGACGGCACCTACGTGGAAACCACACCTGACTGTATTCCACGCCTCGCCGAGCAGTATCGTAAGCACGACATGCCTGGTGGCTGGATTCTGCCAAACGATGGCTATGGCTGTGGTTATGTGCAGCTTCCAGAGGTGGTACAGCGCCTCAAGGCCCTCGGCTTCTACACAGGCCTCTGGACAGAGAAGGACCTCACACAGACCAAATGGGAAGTTGGCACAGCTGGTGTTCGCGCCCAGAAGCTCGACGTCGCCTGGACTGGCCCAGCCTACCAGTTCTCACTCGACGCTAACAAGAAAGCCTGGACCTCCCTCACCACCAACTCAGAGAGCCGCGGCTTCGTCTGGACCGTACAGGGCTGGGCTGGCACCCAACGCTACTCCATCTGCTGGACTGGCGACCAATACGGATCCTGGGACCTCATTCGTTACCACATCCCTACTCTCATCGGCTCCGGCATGTCTGGCCAGGCATACGCCACCACAGATGTGGACGGCATTTTCGGCGGCAGCCCTGAGACTTACACACGTGACCTGCAGTGGAAGTGCTTCACTCCAGTGCTCTATGCCATGAACGGCTGGTCTAACGTGAACAAGAGCCCATGGTCCTATGAGGAACCCTACCGCTCTATCAACCGAGACTATCTTAAGCTCAAAATGCGTCTCACCCCGTACATGTACAAGTACACCCGTGAGGCTTGGGACACAGGCGCGCCTATCGTTCGCGGCATGCTCTGGGAATTCCCGGAAGACAAGAAGACCTACGACACCAGCACCCAGCACCAATACATGCTCGGTGAGTCCATTCTCGTAGCCCCCGTCTACACCAGCACCAAGATCAACAAAGGCTGGCGCAAGGAAGACATCTACCTGCCGGAAGGCAACTGGGTGGATTACTGGGACGGCCGCCGCGTGACAGGCCCGACCACCATCGACGCCTACCCGGCTCCACTGGAGAAGCTGCCTCTGATCATCAAGGCTGGTGCCATCATCCCGATGTACCCGGAGATGCTCTACAACAACCAGAAGCCAAAGGACCCACTCACCTTCGACATCTATCCACACGGTGAGAGCGAGTTCGAACTCTACGAGGATGACGGCCTCACCAAGGAATACCAGAAGGGTGAATTCGCAAAGCAGCTCATCAAGGTTTCCGCTCCTACTAACGACAAGGCTGGCGACATCACCATCGACCTCGGACCACTCAAGGGCGAGTTCGACGGCAAGCTGGAAAGCCGCGTCTATCAGTTCCAGATCCACTGCGAGGCGAAACCAACTTCCATCACCGTGAACGGAGAACCTCTCCTTGAGCTCACCGAGTCTGGGACATACAGCAACTCACTTGCCAGCTGGTACTATGACAAGGAAGACAAACGTGGCGTCATCCACGCCAGACTTCACCGTCTACCGACCAATGAGAGCGTACTCGTGAAGATCGATGTGGATGAGTCCATTAAGATCGAGCCATCTCCAGCATACCCAGTACCAGAGGTTACTCCAGATATCGACAAGACTCAGATTCTGGCCAAGGCGTCTTCACAGCATAGCAACAGCCCAATCTCCAATGCCTTCGACGGCACAGCAGAGACCATGTGGCACTCTAACTACGGCAAGAAGGATCCAGGCAAATTCCCATACGAGGTCACCATCGACATGGGTGGGCTCTATGCGGTCAATAGCTTCCACTACCTGCCACGTGCAAACGGTGGCAATGGCATGCTGAAAGACTACGAGATCTATGTGAGCCGCTCACCTGAAGACCTCGGCAAGCAAGTAGCCAAGGGATCCTTCACCAAGGAGACAGATCTCCAGAAGGTGAAATTCCCGACCACTTGGGGTGAATACGTCCACCTGAAGATCCTCAACTCACACGGCAACAACCCGCACGCTGCCGCAGCCGAGTTCGACCTCACTCAGGACCTCAACGCCAAGCCATTGGCTGACGAAGTTGCCTACCTCAGTGACCTCAAGCCAAGCTCCAGCAAAGGCAAGTTCAACAACGACAAGTCTATCGGAGGCAAAACACTCAGTGTGAACGAGCAGACCTATAAGAAAGGCATTGGCGCACTCTCCGGCTCCGAGATCGTTTACACGCTCGACGGCAGCTGGGATGTCCTCAAAGGCCACGTGGGCATGGATGACGAAGTCGGCGATGGCGGTTCCGTCATGTTCCGCGTCTATGGCGACGGCAAGCTGATCTTCGAGTCCCCTGAGCAGGACGGCAAAAGCATCAAGCAGCTCATGGAGCTCAACATCAAGGGAGTCAAAGAGCTCAAGCTCGTACTCCTCCCAGTTGATGACGACAACGCCAACGACCACGGTGACTGGGTAGACGCCAAGCTGATCCGCAAGGGCAGCGAATAA
- a CDS encoding AAA family ATPase, whose product METATSTPITSEMTSLPPDDVAAIDQLGHTYRSFKDEIAKIIIGQEEVVEQLAIALFARGHALLMGVPGLAKTLLVSSVAETLELSFNRIQFTPDLMPADITGTDIIQETSSGKREFEFIKGPVFANLLLADEINRAPAKTQAAMLEAMQERKVTVLGHSYKLDAPFFVLATQNPVEQEGTYPLPEAQLDRFMFLIDVDYPTEEEERRIARETTGVVKDKLSPVLTGEQVIEYQELVRRIPVPDHIYDYAVDIVRKTRPGLDSSPDWVKEYVGWGAGPRAVQYLILGAKSRAALHGSYMARLEDIEAVAKPVLGHRVLTNFAAESQGMTANKVVERLVQEMRED is encoded by the coding sequence ATGGAAACTGCCACTTCGACTCCGATCACATCAGAAATGACCTCCCTGCCGCCAGACGACGTGGCAGCCATTGATCAACTCGGCCATACATATAGGTCATTCAAGGATGAGATCGCCAAGATCATCATCGGTCAGGAGGAAGTCGTCGAGCAGTTAGCCATTGCTCTGTTTGCCAGAGGTCACGCTCTCCTCATGGGGGTACCAGGTCTCGCCAAGACATTGCTGGTCTCTTCCGTAGCAGAAACGCTGGAGCTTTCCTTCAACCGCATCCAGTTCACACCGGACCTGATGCCTGCGGACATCACAGGTACTGACATCATTCAGGAGACCTCTTCAGGCAAGAGAGAGTTTGAATTCATCAAAGGCCCAGTCTTTGCCAACCTCCTCCTTGCGGATGAAATCAACCGTGCTCCAGCGAAAACTCAGGCCGCGATGCTTGAGGCCATGCAGGAGCGCAAGGTGACCGTGCTAGGCCACTCCTACAAACTGGACGCCCCCTTCTTCGTACTCGCCACCCAGAACCCGGTTGAACAAGAAGGTACCTACCCACTCCCAGAAGCTCAGCTTGACCGATTCATGTTCCTCATTGATGTGGACTACCCAACAGAGGAAGAAGAGCGCCGTATTGCTCGTGAAACCACAGGTGTGGTGAAAGACAAGTTAAGCCCTGTACTAACAGGCGAGCAGGTCATCGAATATCAAGAACTCGTGCGCCGCATCCCTGTACCAGACCACATCTATGACTACGCAGTAGACATCGTACGTAAGACTCGCCCGGGGCTGGATAGCTCTCCGGATTGGGTAAAAGAATACGTAGGCTGGGGCGCAGGCCCTCGTGCGGTACAGTACCTCATCCTCGGCGCCAAGTCCCGCGCAGCTCTCCACGGTTCCTACATGGCACGCCTGGAGGACATCGAGGCTGTCGCCAAGCCCGTTCTTGGCCACCGTGTACTTACGAACTTTGCTGCTGAGTCCCAAGGCATGACAGCTAACAAGGTCGTTGAGAGACTGGTTCAAGAAATGCGCGAAGACTAA
- a CDS encoding 4-hydroxy-3-methylbut-2-enyl diphosphate reductase: protein MSDQSAKPAAKPKRKRINVRRPDVMEKVQAEVRRHYESSIVEKIRSNDGVFTVGNTTVRLAQQFGFCYGVERAIDLAYAARKVFADNKIFLIGEIIHNPEVNRQLTEMNIVSLPWKEMNEQYDALTEDDVVIVPAFGAPTDFIDKIEEKGAAIVDTTCGDVMKVWRRVRTYAKEGFTSIIHGKAGHEETRATASRALGDDGTGHYIVVLTLADTQFLCDYIRGKVSSEALMERFGHAVSPGFDPDKHLTQVGVANQTTMLKSETEEIQRMVYRAVEDRDGDTKNFQFFDTICGATQERQDALFEMLKHHMDVLLVVGGYNSSNTTHLVEIGQEELPTFFIRNSDCIQSLEQIVHFDLEHKAEITSDYTNLLDLEKPVTIGVTAGASCPNNLIEATVIRAFELRGISKEELQAQ from the coding sequence ATGTCCGATCAATCAGCCAAACCAGCCGCCAAGCCCAAGCGAAAGAGAATCAACGTACGCAGACCTGACGTCATGGAAAAAGTCCAGGCGGAAGTACGCAGACATTATGAGTCCTCCATCGTAGAAAAGATCCGTTCCAATGACGGGGTCTTTACAGTTGGTAATACCACTGTGCGTTTGGCCCAGCAATTCGGCTTCTGCTACGGCGTGGAAAGAGCGATCGATCTAGCCTACGCAGCCCGCAAGGTATTTGCGGACAATAAAATTTTCCTGATTGGTGAAATCATCCACAACCCGGAAGTCAACCGACAGCTCACTGAAATGAACATCGTCTCCCTTCCATGGAAGGAGATGAATGAACAGTACGACGCCCTCACGGAAGACGATGTCGTGATCGTTCCCGCTTTCGGAGCCCCGACTGACTTCATCGATAAGATCGAAGAAAAAGGTGCAGCGATCGTGGATACCACCTGCGGCGACGTCATGAAGGTCTGGCGCCGCGTACGCACCTATGCCAAAGAAGGTTTCACATCCATTATCCACGGCAAGGCTGGTCATGAAGAAACCCGTGCTACTGCCTCCCGCGCCTTGGGTGATGACGGCACTGGCCACTACATCGTGGTCCTGACTCTGGCAGACACCCAATTCCTCTGTGACTACATCCGCGGCAAGGTAAGCTCAGAAGCCCTGATGGAGAGATTCGGTCATGCCGTCTCACCAGGCTTTGATCCAGACAAGCACCTCACTCAAGTGGGTGTGGCGAACCAGACCACCATGCTGAAGAGCGAGACTGAGGAAATTCAACGCATGGTCTACCGTGCCGTGGAAGACCGCGACGGCGACACCAAGAACTTCCAGTTTTTTGACACCATTTGCGGCGCAACCCAAGAAAGACAGGATGCTCTGTTTGAGATGCTTAAGCACCACATGGACGTCCTCCTCGTCGTTGGCGGCTACAACTCCTCCAATACGACCCACCTCGTCGAAATCGGCCAAGAGGAACTCCCCACCTTCTTCATCCGCAACTCGGACTGTATCCAATCTCTCGAACAAATCGTCCACTTCGACCTCGAGCACAAAGCGGAAATCACCTCCGACTATACGAACCTCCTCGATCTGGAAAAGCCGGTTACCATTGGCGTTACCGCAGGAGCTTCTTGCCCGAACAATTTGATCGAAGCCACGGTCATCAGGGCGTTTGAATTACGCGGCATTTCCAAAGAAGAACTCCAAGCGCAATAG
- a CDS encoding GNAT family N-acetyltransferase has protein sequence MAPSKTALGIRPASLADLPKVMEIVRHTVVGMQEAGNDQWDSNYPLDDRFLTDIENAALYLAISDSGNTLGFITIDEEQADEYASLSWQLAKPLVMHRVAVHPDAKGQGVASFMEKHAVSIARAKAKDSIRVDTHSTNKPMQSFLEQCGYRKIGEMDYHGKDKPYFCYEKPL, from the coding sequence ATGGCACCTTCTAAGACAGCTCTTGGAATAAGACCGGCAAGTCTAGCAGACTTACCTAAGGTCATGGAGATCGTCCGGCACACCGTTGTCGGCATGCAAGAGGCTGGAAACGACCAATGGGACAGCAACTACCCTCTGGATGACCGCTTCCTAACAGACATAGAAAATGCAGCACTCTATCTAGCTATTTCCGATTCTGGGAATACTCTGGGCTTTATCACGATCGATGAAGAGCAGGCTGACGAGTACGCCTCCCTGAGCTGGCAATTAGCCAAGCCTTTGGTCATGCACCGTGTCGCAGTCCACCCGGATGCCAAAGGCCAAGGAGTCGCCAGCTTCATGGAGAAGCATGCGGTGTCCATAGCTCGCGCTAAAGCAAAAGACTCGATCAGAGTAGATACTCACTCCACAAACAAGCCGATGCAGTCATTCCTTGAGCAATGTGGCTACAGAAAGATCGGCGAGATGGATTACCACGGCAAAGATAAGCCCTATTTCTGCTACGAAAAACCGCTGTAA